The sequence TTGCATGAACTCCCCTTATCAGTGGCAAATATTTTCCTTAGcatgtttctctccccctttgacatcaaggacaatggGCACATAGATACATCTCATCATTATtttagatatctctcccctttctAACTTTGTATACAAAATCATACTACCTATATAACAACAACAATCGAACCACCTAGTCCCCCTAAGAGAACCACTGTCTTGGATAGATGTACCACTATATGCATCTTAGTTGGAAGAGGGAGGGGTAGTAGCCCCTAGCTTCTGgcagagatactcaaaggtattctTTGGAAGTTCCTTGCTGAATATGTTTATAATTATATCCTTTGTAGGCCCATACTCTAATATAACTTCCTTCTCTataactttctcccttaagaagtgatgTTAGATagaaatgagctttggttattgaATTCATATCACAAtattctttgagatatttattgcactagtattgtcacgcATAATATGAATGAAATCACTATATATCACCTTGATATATTTAAAATTATGTTTCATCCACAACACCTAATTGTATCAAGATGttgtcacaatatatttttcttctGCAATGGATATGAAAAAAAAATCTTGCTTCTTGCTAAAAGAGATAAATCAACCTCCTATGAAAAAAGTGCTACCATTGGTACTCCTTCTATCATCAATATAAgtaacccaatcaacatttgtgtaagATTTTGCAAGGTGTGCACTcttagtctccttgtgttgtgGAGTGCGAGTGATGGGTTTGCAACATGGCTTaatcacctcttgtggattctatgtgtcatgcagttgtatcaggcattaacaggtcaatcttttggtgcaaggaTAACCgtgtttccaacaagtggtatcaaatcttggtcacAGATTCAAACCCCCCACTTGCATTGGGGGGATTGTTTCAAGGTGTGCATCATTGATCTCCTTCTGTTGTGTAGCTCAAGcgatgggtttgtgacatggcttaactacctctcaTGGATTCTATGTATCacatggttgtatcgggcattaacaagttgatcttttggtgcaacgacaatgtTTCAAACATAAGACATAAGAGATAAACCAGTGTCATTTTTGTACCACATGCCATAATCTAGAGTCACTTTCAAATACATAAATATCCTTTTGAGTGCAACATCATGAGATTTCATAGAATTTGCTTGAAGAAACCATACATACTACATGCATCATATCTTGTCTAGAAGTAGTAATTTACAATTATTCACCTATTATAGATTTATACTAAATCTAATCAACCTCTagagattcatcatccttactCAAATGACAATGAGTCATTATGGGAGTACCCACTAGTTCAGCATTCTCCATTCCAAACTTATTTAATATGAATAGTTCTACATCTCAGAGTTTATTATAACTACTAATTTGTAAACAGATCCCATATTACATTCACTATATTGTTTCTCTTTTATGACcactaaaaattaaattaaaaatccaTTATAGCATCATAAGTGGAATGTGATTAAGTATAACCAAGCTCAATGTGAGTTGTGactcaataaaaaaataaaaattatttaaataaggtATCTAGCTAGTGAGAAAAGAGGATAATATGTCTTAAGAGAAAGATGGAAATCACTAATGAAATAGAGATAAATTCGTAGAGACACTAGTCTAGCTAGGTGGAGAAacataataaataatttattgagTTGAAACTAACCCACATTAAACTTGtacatgtgtatttatatataatttaggtTGTAAGAGAATGTTATGTAGCTTCATAAAAAACGTATACACCCTTTATTAATGTAGCTTCTACAAGTTTAGAAGCACAAATTTCATACCATCTAGTCAAATACTTTGAAACCAAAGTTAACCTACTGTGTCTAGTATATTATTTCCCAATGCCTACTTGTGGGTTCAAGGTTATCTATCTAGTCAAatatttagaaatcatcatttcccTTTTTGTGGGTGTCAATGTTTTTTAACTTTCTAGTACTATTCTAGAGATAAGAAACCCTATCTAGTTAGATTCATGAATTTTTCAATCCTTCCAGTTAAAGCCTTTCTCTTAGAAAACAATTCTTCTAAGATTGGCCTTGTATCCTTTACAAATTCAATTGATATTTTGTTTTTTTATGGTGGAGATTCTCTTCACCACGGGGAAAGAATAAATTACTATAATatttctaatttttctattaatcaACATATTTCACTtctttataaataaattatttttactagTGGTTTATTACTATACTTAAAATCTAAGTGAAAGCTAATAAGTTGCATTGGTAATGTCTCATTTATAAGCATTTCTCCATAATTGGGGTATTCCCCCTTGTGTTCAGGCCAAATGTCCCTAATCTCTCTCCTCCTCTTAGGGCTTCTTTCCTTCTTGTGAGTGTAACGAGGACAGATTATTTATACTCATGGAAATGCTCATCCATAATATTCTCCTCAATTTGCCCTTACTATTTCACTAGCTCATgtgagaaaagaagatagagatgaagatgaagatgaagggtTTGAATCCTTTCATGGATACTTAATACCCTACTAATAAATGGGGCAAAAAATGCCACTAAGCCCAACCTCCTCTCCTTTTTGCTATTATTGTTACCACATAGTAGCTTTTTATTTATATGTATTCTAATTTGGAGGTTAGCCCTATTTTAACTTTAGGAGTGTGATTTTTTATCCAcctacattttttttttctaaatatccATTATATTGTTTTACAAATGATAAATCACACCAATTCATTAAAAATGACAacctaaaataatataaaatatgtgCATTTCTATTCtagaaaattatttatatttttttattatattttctcataccttaaaataaaaatattacaaatatatttaaaaaattactaCAAGATTTCCAACAATGATGTATTTATTGGCACTAACTATGAAGCCTAGATTGTTATAGGGATATTTGGTTTTTGATAAATACATTTTTTCTTTTAGTAGGTAGCAAGTTAATTGAAAAATTTGAGAATTTTTGTTCTTATGTCTTTAAAGTAAAGTTAATATCAAAATAGATGATCTCAATGAAGTCTTAATCAGTCACTCTTATCAACATCATCTATATATCATAAGTGTTAGGTGGATTATTCATGTTAATGAGAAATAGTTAATCATTAACCATGATTGAGTTGGAATAGTACTTAGATGAGTGAATTCCTAAAAAATAGCACACCTTGACTTCTATTTACACGATACAGATACAATCATGACTAAATGCACCATTCACTCATGAAAAAAGTGTTATATAAGAAATTTACATATAGATTTAATTTTTCCTAATTGATAAGAAAATTTATTATTTGTCAGTGAGTAAGAACGGAGAAAAATAGACAAATGAGAGCAATGTGGATATATTCATTTCAAGAGAAATTTAATGCATGATGACGAGAAAAAAGTGTATCATGTGGAAATAAAAAACAATCCGTAGAcaattgatttaattcacttatACCCATCAACTTCAGGAATTTTCAAAGTGGAAATAAACACGAAATACAATAGAGTTATCATGTGGAAAAAAAAAGATTTTAACCTGTTTGGTATGCTTATTTCTGATGTCACTAGAAATATAATTGATAAAACGTTGGTTAAATTTAGGCTTAACAAATTatgagattattattattattattttaattcaatATATGTATGTAAGAATCATTTGGGTGGAATTAATTCTTTACAAAAAGACGGAGATTTATTTGGAGATCAAATTttactttttaattttattttttatttttttattatttttattatggcGAAGGTGTGACAGTGAAAACACGTGGCACGTTTGATTTGGAAGACAAATTTTGAGGAAACCGTAGAATAAAGCGATTTTTAAGGCCGTCTAAACATGAAAAAGCGATTTTTTCGGAAGCCAAGCTTTCGAGTCTAAAATGTCTGCATTTCATTGCGAAAGTTTAGCAAATGCAAAAACCCTTGATTAAGTGGAGAATACATTTTTAATCTTACcattaattgtttgacaattgAATTAGAAGATTTTAAATGTTGACCAAGGGTTAATTAGAATATGCAGTTGTAATCCTATAAATTAAGGAGCATCGTTGAACCTTGTAGAGATTGGTGTAAAAGCTTGTAGAGATTGTGTTAAGATGGCTTCTGTTAACTCCCTCATTTTCAAAGATTATGAGCTGAAGATTGTTAACACAGATGTTATAGTGCCTGCTCTTCCAATGCAGCAGCACATCCTTCCTCTGTCAAATCTAGATCTCACTATTCCTCCAGTTTCTGTGCATGTGTTTTTCTGTTATAAAAATCCCTTTCCTAGGACTTTTGGATCAGCAATATCTCATTTGAGAAATTCCCTCTCAAGGGTGTTGGTGTCCTATTATGTCTTTGCAGGAAGATTGGTTACAGATAGTATTGGCCTAGCAAAGGTCCATTGCAATAGCAAGGGAGTTCTCATGACCCAAGCTTATGCTGCAGCTCCTCTTTCTACCCTTAATTTATACAACCCTGACGAGTCTGTTGAGGGGAAGCTTGTTCCTTTACTTTCAAAGCCCTCTGAAGAAGATTGCCTCCCTGTCTTTGCTGTGCAGGTAAATGACTCTTTGGAACACATACTTCTTTCGAATCGTATGGTTTTCTGAATAGCAATCTTAACTATATTTGGTATCTGCAGGTTACAGAGTTTAGCTGTGGAGGTATTGTTGTTGGCTGTACATTTGACCACAGAATTGCAGATGCATACTCTGCGAACATGTTTTTTACAAGTTGGGCAAAGCTTTCTAGAAATGACTCGACTGTATCTCCGAATCCAACCTTTTCACGCTCCATATTGAGCCCTAGAGATTCCCCCACATGTTGTGCTGAAATTGAAAAAATGTATGTGAGGCATACTCCACAAGAATCAGACCAAAAAAAACCTCACCCGCCTTGTTTAGCAAGTAGAATTTACCGTCTAGATGTGAAGAAGATTATGGATCTTCAATTGAATGCAAACAAAGATGgtaaaaattacaccaaattaGAGGTGTTCAGTGCTTACTTATGGAAGCTACTGATATGCACCCAGAAGGTCCAGGACACTTTGAATTGCAAAATAGGAATAGTTGTAGATGGCCGCCCATGCTTAAGGGAGATTGGGGTTTCTGCTAATTACTTTAGGAATGTTTTGATCTTGCCATTTGCTGAATCTAATGCTCATTATGTTAGAAACAAACCGCTTTGTTGGAGTGCAGGGTTAATTCATGATGCCATACAAAGCGCAGCAAATGAGGAGCACTTTCAAAGCTTAGTTGACCTGGTGGAGACTACAAAGCCAACACCTGTGTTAGCCAAGATTTACTGCAGAGGAGATGAAAAGGAGCCATCAGGACCTGCAGTTTTGGTGTCTTCTGGACTGAGGTTTCCTTTGTATGAGGTTGATTATGGATGGGGAAAGCCTACGTTTGCAAGCTACCATTTCCCTTGGGGCGGTGAAGCAGGGTATGTAATGCCAACTCATAGCCCTGCAGGAGACGGTAGCTGGATTGTATACATGCACCTTCCTCTCAAACAGTTATATGCGATCGAATCTGATCCCAATCGCATTCTACTTCCGATTCAACAAGTTTTCTTAGCTTCCACTTAGAAATATCatacaaatacaaaggcaagcacCTAATGAAGTGGGAATTTGGTTAAGCGTACTTACAAAATatttttaacctttctaattttctttattttatgcAGTTATATTGTAATCCACTTTTTTCAATATGAAAAAACAAGTGCTAGAGATAATTTTTAAGGTTTAATTGTGTTTGTATTTTAATTGAATTTTACAGTAATATTCATAACAGTTTTAGATGTCTTTAAACTAAAGTTTTGGGAATTATGCAATTTTAACAATTTCAGAAACAGGTTAATCAGCTTCAGAACAGACAGGTTAATCAGCTTCAGAACAGTTGTAATATGAACTTTTGTAGAGGACTTCAGTAAGTAATCTTTATGTAAAAGCATTGTTCTATTGCTAGAACTTGTAGTATGTGTTCAGTTATGAGttttttatgatcagttattttcTTATCTTTCACTACCTTGTGGTAGCTTTCACTCTTTGTAAATTTGctatattcaaaacaaaacaaaaatctgttatgtattgttatttttttagattttaaatattaaaaaagtatGTTGCATAATAAAATGACACAATCATCTAATCTGTTCACATAAAAATTATAAATGTTAAGATTAATAATTTAatctatattaatttatttatacaaaataaattgtgttaaatgggtagaataggGATATATTTCTATTGTTTATGAAATAGTGACATATTCTTATTGTTTTTGAAATGTGATTATGAAGTAAAAAACTCACATATAAGCTTAGTGTTTCAAGTTAAACCCAGTATGtaaatcaatctatcaatcttTGCAAATTAGATAAAAATCAAATGGAAATTAAGTATTTAATAGTATGTAAAACTTATTCAAATCTATTTTCTCAATCATCCAATAACCCGTTACTATTGATAGTTGTTAGTTAATAGATTTATGActctaatttaaaaaataataattttgtgaTACTTGTTGAAATGACAATTGTACCAAGAGTGAGATAagcttttttttaaatcaaaatatcTTTTGAATATTAGATTTAATTATCTTGTATGATGAAGTTTGAGTTTTAATGGTTATGATTTTAAAGAGAAAGTAGGAGAGGAAAAattataatgaaataaaataacttttaataagaagaaaaaattacaaaataacaaTTTGTAATTAGCTGCTTCATAATCTTAAGTTCACTTGTATGAAAAATCATATAattcaatatcaaaataataattaaaagacaaGCTAATTTACTATCTTATACAAAATATGTATATTATAAACATCACCAAAATATAAATActgaaaatagaaataatttatacAAAATATAATGACATAGAACCCTCCCATAAGATAATAACATAGTAAATGTAAGCAAAGGCCTAAATCTTTTAACGTTCAAACGATAAGGTTAAAAGAGAACAGAAAGTGTAAATGTAGATAACCTCTTTCAAATCTGTTCTTAAATGTTACAGTAAAACACTGAACAGACTTAAAACAAGTAATTTcaaaaaaggagaaaaacaaaTGTTAAAGCTAAAAGTTGCCCCTCAAGATTAATCTGTGTTTACAGATTTTATTTTATACACATATGCTGtatcaacaaatatcaaattaatAAATCATAACACTACCATTTTCTGCAATACAGTACCATTGCACTAACAATTCTATTACTTATCAATTTCTTATACAGATCAGACAGGCATATTAATTTCCATTCAGAACAGTATTATCTATTCACCGTTGTGTGCCTATCCTTCCCACTACATTATGACCTAATCAACGCTGCCAAAGCTGCTAGTCAAATACCGTCCACCAACCCACATGAATTTATAAGAATTGCTTGAAAAAGATAGTAGTGGGTCCTACTGTTAAATTTTTGCCAGGAATGCAGTGTTCAGATAATCAATGAGCTCACCAAGTCAATTTAAGGGAGAGGAttcagtagtcgtgcaccctaactttgcacttctcaaaatcttaggtggaaatttcaaatcactcccaatttttacaatagcttacttggcaattccccttcttataactaaggttttagggccacatcgtCAAGTATGGTGCAACATCAGCAtgatttttgccaaggtgtccaaaacaaccccaaaAAAAGTGAGATCAATACacgtgcaaaagaggccccaatacttgtgcagcttatgtggtatcacatgattggttacttttcataGCTAacggtacatttcctaacaataaaaactttaaagtcacaactattggtgtatAAACACAccaaaattgatgttttatgtttcaaacaatagtttttatttgtactattATTAGAGGAAAAAGTATCAACAACGctcacaacaattgatacatgTGCAACTGTTGGTGCTCTTCCCCTGGTCTCTTTTTACTCTAAGTTGTCTATTATTTTGTAGCACCAAAATCTAATCCCAAATATTTCCTAGTCATTCATTGAAGTCTTACATTTATGTAAAGTTAGCATACGAGTTGTGTAGAGCCCTATTACATAGGGCTCATTATCTGGCCTACAAACTGGGATTATATCTCCTCCTGAATGTcagagtcctattacaattcgcacTGCACAACTATAATAGGATGCCTGGTATGGGTTGTTCCAATTGTGTCCACATTGGCTTCTCGCGGtccaatatattttattactattggtGAGCATAGAAAATTCTATTATTTTTATCcattattttctttttttccttAGGCTTTTCTATCTTTCTGTCAATATTTGTTGAAGAaactttaatatttaataaattatgaaAAGAAAATTAAGGTTGGTTACAATGTATTTGCTTCATTATGGAAGGCATGGTCACAGGTAAGgaggttgttaggattcccacagatgctgagaggggagggtgaatcagtatctaaccagtgataagaatttcttaagttaaaacatgcagaacataaaatagcagtataccagtatgcaagaattaatgcaataaatagaatcagaaacatccacatgaaaagaacaccataaaacaagatgtttaacgaggaaacccagtgtgggaaaaacctcggtgggatttgtgacccacaatattcactcactggccaataagagaatattacttacaataggggcctccacatgcaggaaggccaactgcctagagctcactgctcaatgagaagtcacactgacttacaatgaggataatactaatccaatgatttgtactgctttacaatagcatctccaatgccaaattcagtaccggttctaactctgttctttacatatacccttgacctacaattcgcacattagttctgcctagtaattttctttatgctcgctacattaattcttcaaatgtctacaatgatctcctttatatacaagagtcattttacaatttgccaagtcagcttacaataataaacaaaatattacatatcaaaaatcctgtcagcctttatgctggtatacatcttttcttctgtgccggtgccggtgctagtgtagagtgatcttgttgatgctggtgcactgtcttgcctgtgtaatgctttgccggtatgatgtcttgccagtgccataggattgcaaggtttccatcaatgacaaaaccttcaatcacacacaatgtctcattggagtgtccatatgccaacaatctccccctttcacattgatggcaacacttatgagaaatttcaaaaagtgtccaaaatatgTAGTCGAAAAAATTTACCAAAaggaatgtttaccaaaaatatgaagggctccccctgagcatatgattcttgtctttgaactttctcatcctactactccccctttggcatcaatgacacaGGTTGTctagatgttagtagagtttgtagttacatctgtcCATATCCCCAACCCTGtatttgggtagttattatctgaaaaagattgcccaaaattaagtttatactatccataaactttttgctatcttttattgctatttcagtcctcttcacagtactagtgagatgctgcaattgctctgccagtgttttacttccctgtgctaatgcctctgagatttccttccgtagagatgctagatagtccaatatttgactcagtttagatctcaagtgttttgccttgtttattattctctctttctctctttcctatttaagcaattcttcttcaaaatttgctaacttatcttcaaaaacagatagtgaatccagtgagttgacaaaattgtctgcaagcttatttatctcatcttgtgtcttgcttattttcttgtcaatatctatagtcaagaagtttgttttgcatgtgtctttatacagatttttatactctttcaacaaactacatagttccggtagaagtgtgtcaaagtctctgttacacttctttatttcttcttcaaagaatttatgtttctccttttctaccatgtcctttactgattcttcctttattttctcaatatttccagaaatgtatttacataatgtatctaattgtcctaaagaatctttattatctatattacaatcaggagcaattatcttcaagattggtattgaatcatctattgctttataagcctgtgaactacagtcagttattttcttaatggattgaagtaatacctcagtcacattagttgacttgaatgttgatgatgatccaagagtctgagtaccgatggaagtgaccacgcttgtattgacctctagcaggtcagtttgtgtttgtatttcttttagcactggtttcccTGCtttattgcttaccggtggcactgtttccttgtgagcctgttCCAAAGtgtttagctctgttggtttctctatttgtgcctcagattccatcctTTTCCCTGTCTCCTCTGCCAGTTGCTTTGTATATCttgttaccagaggctctttagccatatctgactttttagttgtatctttatcaactgttatgttgatcttttgggtgtcaacatttacagtgtataggactttaggatttggattgctatcctctacatccatgctttctgctgccggttggttttcaggagttgtaatttttacaggtggaggtaggttgtctttaacctttatgcttggaggtccaccaactttgcctttccctttgtccttatccttctgatataccttaataggcttgggattcctgtattcttcttgtttttccttttcaactaagaatatgtcccaaccatcttctatttccttagTAACTTCTGTAACTCTTCTTGCCATCACTGAAATATGCTAGTGTGCAGTGGAGAAAACTAtccggtttgcctgagcaatcagaTTATCAATTTcgtttggagagtttaccggatatacaacaagtagtttttctattttttttttcttgtctaattcaatcactccttgccttctaacctcaagtcttttgtataaatcatcagaaatttcattgattacttccatcaaaaactttttgaacatgtccatatgcagtattacactctcctcaacttgccctttctcttcagcagatagagtgtcataaattttccctatgtttttcagttttccttcctctatgatctcatttagcaatatgtctagaggtgccaagtcagtttttgtctttttctctttcttaggagttagcttctttttaggtgtgacctttctgactggagatctcacagcttgtttctTATGCCTTGTCCTTCTAGATGAAGGAGTGGTCGctgatgagggatctcttttcctaacaactcttttaaaagttgctgccatgtcaccttctgaagaagtacctaccagtgatagatgagcttcaggttgtggggctgccaactgaTCTTCTGTTATGccaattttctttaatacatcttccttaatgactttttcttgtctggatcctttcctcacaaatgcctctaccttctttactcttttcttggaatgtatttggctttctatggtctcagcactaccaaatacttcttcctcaggttctttgggggcttccagaagtgctttagcataagtttcaactatgtggtcatctgtctcatagcccatttcaattacccagattgtccttgggatgattacttccatccatatttcatcctttttaataacaaagcatatatcatctttgtatttatctacaattttttgagataaccttatccttttcttcatttttgtcttcaatgcttggaaaaagtcatgaatgttattttccttgttctcacccatggtattaaatagttttgtcaattgctttcctagcggtatgtcatatcctagttctttatatcctatactgggaacccattttgttatatgaagcattaggcatactaatagatttccaaatctaaaagttcctttcttatgccttttaatctttccaaggttgtctatcagttcatcctttaaccattcacagatgtcaatttttgcattgtttgttaccatatcataagcactcttaatgcataaacttgaaactgagttaagtctattagcatgagtggctttgtaacctaatatcatacttatgaatctcacatttgtatcctttacattgttaacccttagagatctcttatcaaatgttgcacctattaggtctatgactaaaacatttgaaaccttcttggttttgtctagtcttttaccggtggccggtaaccctatgacagcctttgccgcttccttggtgatcttatgaattgcatctaaacaaaaaaattctccatgaactctgcttaacactatcctaatcacatccttaggaaattcaggaatgctaagtatttctatgaatcctagggtttcaataaccttgtgttcagtttTAATATTGTTGGTA is a genomic window of Cryptomeria japonica chromosome 7, Sugi_1.0, whole genome shotgun sequence containing:
- the LOC131028432 gene encoding coniferyl alcohol acyltransferase, with translation MASVNSLIFKDYELKIVNTDVIVPALPMQQHILPLSNLDLTIPPVSVHVFFCYKNPFPRTFGSAISHLRNSLSRVLVSYYVFAGRLVTDSIGLAKVHCNSKGVLMTQAYAAAPLSTLNLYNPDESVEGKLVPLLSKPSEEDCLPVFAVQVTEFSCGGIVVGCTFDHRIADAYSANMFFTSWAKLSRNDSTVSPNPTFSRSILSPRDSPTCCAEIEKMYVRHTPQESDQKKPHPPCLASRIYRLDVKKIMDLQLNANKDGKNYTKLEVFSAYLWKLLICTQKVQDTLNCKIGIVVDGRPCLREIGVSANYFRNVLILPFAESNAHYVRNKPLCWSAGLIHDAIQSAANEEHFQSLVDLVETTKPTPVLAKIYCRGDEKEPSGPAVLVSSGLRFPLYEVDYGWGKPTFASYHFPWGGEAGYVMPTHSPAGDGSWIVYMHLPLKQLYAIESDPNRILLPIQQVFLAST